One genomic segment of Lysobacter sp. 5GHs7-4 includes these proteins:
- a CDS encoding lysozyme inhibitor LprI family protein gives MKTITMRIAPLLLALPLQAMAANPSEYDRLYDACVDKLGPINNAVVDACSNQVSTSAKAEITRRYKTIHARLSEANPDDAAKFEASQKAWLNYRNAHCELAGSYIGSPMYGFCPMKLNTERALELRELDGE, from the coding sequence ATGAAGACGATCACGATGCGCATCGCGCCGCTGTTGCTGGCCTTGCCCTTGCAGGCGATGGCGGCGAACCCGTCGGAATACGACCGGCTCTACGACGCCTGCGTCGACAAGCTCGGTCCCATCAATAATGCGGTGGTCGACGCGTGCTCGAACCAGGTCTCCACCAGCGCCAAGGCCGAGATCACGCGCCGCTACAAGACCATCCATGCGCGCCTGAGCGAGGCCAATCCGGACGATGCGGCCAAGTTCGAAGCCTCGCAAAAGGCCTGGCTGAACTACCGCAACGCGCATTGCGAACTGGCCGGCTCGTACATCGGATCGCCCATGTACGGCTTCTGCCCGATGAAGCTCAATACCGAGCGCGCGTTGGAACTGCGCGAGCTGGACGGCGAGTAG
- a CDS encoding aromatic ring-hydroxylating dioxygenase subunit alpha gives MNTRPAPAADLAPQPLDRATALPARYYTDAAMAALDRRLVFDPGWQLIAHLCQLQQPGDHVVADLAGLPVIAVRGEDGEIRALHNVCRHRAGPIASCDGLAARSLRCRYHGWTYGLDGVLRSAPEMGQAPDFAVADVRLPQLRVRIWQGMVFACAGEAAMDFDALVQGIDERIGGERDLGGYGHHHRVSYDVACNWKVYVDNYLEGYHVPHIHPGLNRLLDYRSYITETARWYSYQWSPLESGDGLYGDGDALYYWLWPNTMLNILPGRLQTNRVVPVGVDRCRVVFDFYYRRDDSGEARARRDADLAFSDEVQLEDLTICEDVQRGLASGSYVGGRLNPLRENAVHHFQELLRACYRDAGVSDPA, from the coding sequence ATGAACACGCGCCCCGCCCCTGCCGCCGATCTCGCGCCGCAACCGCTGGACCGCGCCACCGCCCTGCCCGCGCGCTACTACACCGACGCCGCGATGGCGGCGTTGGACCGGCGCCTGGTCTTCGATCCGGGCTGGCAGTTGATCGCGCACCTGTGCCAGCTGCAGCAGCCCGGCGATCACGTCGTCGCCGATCTGGCCGGGCTGCCGGTGATCGCCGTGCGCGGCGAGGACGGCGAAATCCGCGCGCTGCACAACGTCTGCCGCCACCGCGCCGGACCGATCGCCAGCTGCGACGGCCTGGCCGCGCGTTCGCTGCGCTGCCGCTACCACGGCTGGACCTACGGCCTGGACGGCGTGCTGCGCTCGGCGCCGGAGATGGGCCAGGCGCCGGACTTCGCCGTCGCCGACGTGCGGCTGCCGCAGCTGCGCGTGCGGATCTGGCAGGGCATGGTGTTCGCCTGCGCGGGCGAGGCGGCGATGGACTTCGACGCGCTGGTGCAAGGCATCGACGAGCGCATCGGCGGCGAGCGCGACCTGGGCGGCTACGGCCACCACCACCGGGTGAGTTACGACGTGGCCTGCAACTGGAAGGTCTACGTCGACAACTACCTGGAGGGCTACCACGTCCCGCACATCCACCCCGGCCTCAACCGCCTGCTCGACTACCGCAGCTACATCACCGAGACGGCGCGCTGGTACTCCTACCAGTGGAGCCCGCTGGAAAGCGGCGACGGCCTCTACGGCGACGGCGACGCGCTGTACTACTGGCTGTGGCCCAACACCATGCTCAACATCCTGCCCGGCCGGCTGCAGACCAACCGCGTGGTGCCGGTGGGCGTGGACCGCTGCCGGGTGGTGTTCGACTTCTACTACCGGCGCGACGATTCGGGCGAAGCGCGCGCGCGCCGCGACGCCGACCTCGCCTTCAGCGACGAAGTGCAGCTGGAGGATCTGACCATCTGCGAGGACGTGCAGCGCGGCCTGGCCTCGGGTTCCTACGTCGGCGGGCGCTTGAATCCGCTGCGCGAGAACGCGGTCCACCATTTCCAGGAACTGCTGCGCGCCTGTTACCGCGACGCGGGCGTGTCGGACCCGGCGTGA
- a CDS encoding amino acid permease, translating to MNATGRPLGVWSATALVTGSMIGSGVFLLPSALAPYGAATLIGWAITLCGALLLALTFARLSARWPHSGGPYVYARLAFGDSAGFVIAWSYWISIWCANAAIAVAFAGSLGAVFPAATATPARAAGCALAALWVCAAINLAGIREAGRVQLLTTALKLLPLLLFGGVALWFVDTRAAVPFNPSGESLPQVAHATAALCLWALLGLEAATVPADAVRDAARTVPRATMLGTLIAGVATILACTAVIGVLPAAALQHSQAPMADAARALWGVEAGIALALVAAVSCFGALNGWVLLSAQLPLAAARDGLFPSLFARVDARGTPQAGVLLSSALASALVLANYSRSLVQVFTFAILLSTAATLLPYLAGSAAWLLRGDRGRATAALALLFSVYALAGIGAQALLWGAALIVAGLPLHAWLRYRGLGTRG from the coding sequence GTGAACGCCACGGGCCGGCCGCTGGGGGTGTGGTCGGCCACCGCGCTGGTGACCGGCAGCATGATCGGCAGCGGTGTGTTCCTGCTGCCCTCGGCGCTGGCGCCCTATGGCGCGGCGACGTTGATCGGCTGGGCCATCACCCTGTGCGGCGCGCTGCTGCTGGCGCTGACCTTCGCCCGCCTGTCGGCGCGCTGGCCGCACAGCGGCGGGCCTTATGTGTATGCGCGTCTGGCCTTCGGCGACAGCGCGGGGTTCGTGATCGCATGGAGTTACTGGATCTCGATCTGGTGCGCGAATGCGGCCATCGCGGTCGCCTTCGCCGGCAGCCTGGGCGCGGTGTTTCCGGCCGCCACCGCCACGCCCGCGCGTGCCGCCGGCTGCGCCCTGGCGGCGTTGTGGGTCTGCGCCGCGATCAATCTGGCCGGCATCCGCGAGGCCGGTCGCGTGCAGTTGCTGACCACCGCATTGAAGCTGTTGCCGCTGCTGCTGTTCGGCGGCGTCGCGCTGTGGTTCGTCGACACGCGCGCGGCGGTGCCGTTCAATCCCAGCGGCGAATCGCTGCCGCAAGTCGCGCACGCGACCGCCGCGCTCTGCCTGTGGGCCTTGCTCGGCCTGGAGGCGGCGACGGTGCCCGCCGACGCGGTGCGCGACGCCGCGCGCACGGTGCCGCGCGCGACGATGTTGGGCACGCTGATCGCCGGCGTGGCGACGATCCTGGCCTGCACGGCGGTGATCGGCGTGCTGCCCGCAGCGGCGTTGCAGCACTCGCAGGCGCCGATGGCCGATGCGGCGCGCGCGCTGTGGGGCGTGGAGGCCGGCATCGCCCTGGCGCTGGTGGCGGCGGTGTCGTGCTTCGGCGCGCTCAACGGCTGGGTGCTGCTGTCGGCGCAGCTGCCGCTGGCGGCCGCGCGCGACGGCCTGTTCCCTTCGCTGTTCGCACGCGTGGATGCGCGCGGCACGCCGCAAGCCGGGGTGCTGCTGTCGTCGGCGCTGGCCTCGGCGCTGGTGCTGGCCAACTACAGCCGCTCGCTGGTGCAGGTGTTCACCTTCGCCATCCTGCTGTCCACCGCGGCCACCCTGCTGCCCTACCTGGCCGGCAGCGCGGCCTGGCTGCTGCGCGGCGACCGCGGCCGCGCGACGGCGGCGCTGGCCTTGCTGTTCAGTGTGTATGCGCTGGCCGGGATCGGCGCGCAGGCCCTGCTATGGGGCGCGGCGCTGATCGTGGCCGGGCTGCCGCTGCATGCGTGGCTGCGCTATCGCGGCCTGGGCACGCGCGGCTGA
- a CDS encoding M1 family metallopeptidase, with protein sequence MWRGLALACALASATPALARDIDVRHYVARIDPDLKTRSLKGEVSIRFVATVDSTDLIVLDRDGLDIDRVREGERSLSFDQTGRVLKIRLSRPALRGQLREVTVNYHGTPKFGLQFHPEKRQIYTLFSTAQWLVGIDAPDERASLDLSVALPTGLKAVGNGYLVGRRSLGNGTELHRWRQTVPMPAYTYGFAAGPFEEASDRGSRVRLRYLGAGYSQNELRRIFADSGDMLRYFERRAGVPYPGGVYTQALVARTIGQEHAGFSLLSEEYGRGVLADRRDESLIAHEAAHQWWGNLITCREWTHFWLNEGFANFLAASYMEQRFGRDEYLKQVEGWKRRYEKLKEAGKDKPLVFADWDKPSADDRAVVYQKGAYVLHLLREELGEAAFWNGLREYTRAHRGTAVVSQDFQRSMELASGRSLSTFFATWVYPSATATAPAR encoded by the coding sequence GTGTGGAGGGGACTGGCCCTGGCCTGCGCCCTGGCTTCGGCGACGCCGGCCCTGGCGCGCGACATCGACGTCCGCCACTACGTCGCCCGTATCGACCCCGATCTCAAGACCCGCAGCCTCAAGGGCGAGGTCTCGATCCGCTTCGTCGCCACCGTCGACAGCACCGACCTGATCGTGCTCGACCGCGACGGCCTGGACATCGACCGCGTGCGCGAGGGCGAGCGATCGCTGTCCTTCGACCAGACCGGGCGCGTGCTCAAGATCCGCTTGTCGCGGCCGGCGCTGCGCGGACAGTTGCGCGAGGTGACGGTCAATTACCACGGCACGCCCAAGTTCGGCCTGCAGTTCCACCCCGAGAAGCGACAGATCTACACCCTGTTCTCGACCGCGCAATGGCTGGTCGGCATCGACGCGCCCGACGAGCGCGCCAGCCTGGACCTGAGCGTGGCCCTGCCCACCGGCCTGAAGGCGGTCGGCAACGGCTATCTGGTCGGCCGCCGCAGCCTGGGCAACGGCACCGAACTGCACCGCTGGCGCCAGACCGTGCCGATGCCCGCCTACACCTACGGCTTCGCCGCCGGCCCGTTCGAGGAAGCCAGCGACCGCGGCAGCCGCGTGCGCCTGCGTTACCTCGGTGCGGGCTACAGCCAGAACGAGCTGCGTCGGATCTTCGCCGACAGCGGCGACATGCTGCGCTACTTCGAGCGCCGTGCCGGCGTGCCGTACCCGGGCGGCGTCTACACGCAGGCGCTGGTCGCGCGCACCATCGGCCAGGAGCATGCGGGCTTCTCGCTGTTGTCGGAGGAGTACGGCCGCGGCGTGCTGGCCGACCGCCGCGACGAATCGCTGATCGCGCACGAGGCCGCGCACCAGTGGTGGGGCAACCTGATCACCTGCCGCGAATGGACCCACTTCTGGCTCAACGAAGGCTTCGCCAATTTCCTCGCCGCCAGCTACATGGAGCAGCGCTTCGGCCGCGACGAATACCTCAAGCAGGTCGAGGGCTGGAAACGCCGCTACGAAAAGTTGAAGGAAGCCGGCAAGGACAAGCCGCTGGTGTTCGCCGACTGGGACAAGCCCAGCGCCGACGACCGCGCGGTGGTCTATCAGAAGGGCGCCTACGTGCTGCATCTGCTGCGCGAGGAACTCGGCGAGGCGGCGTTCTGGAACGGCCTGCGCGAATACACCCGCGCCCATCGCGGCACCGCGGTGGTCAGCCAGGACTTCCAGCGTTCGATGGAGCTGGCCAGCGGCCGCAGCCTGTCGACGTTCTTCGCGACCTGGGTCTATCCGTCCGCGACGGCCACCGCCCCCGCGCGCTGA